A window of the Microbulbifer aggregans genome harbors these coding sequences:
- a CDS encoding SulP family inorganic anion transporter produces MQSLANFFPITAWLRAYDRVVLSRDLMAAVIVTIMLIPQSLAYALLAGVPAEVGLYASIVPLLAYAVFGTSRTLSVGPVAVASLMSAAALSEVAIQGTADYLVAAAILALLSGLFLTLMGLLRLGFLANFLSHPVISGFITASGILIALSQVRHVLGVDAHGDTLVELLSGLLENAAELNIATLVTGLAVIAFLYWSRSGAARLLRHLNVPAHTAGLLTKAAPVLGVVATIAAAVMFDFEARDVSLVGAVPAGLPSLHLPTIDWALIEALLPAAIMISIIGYVESVSVGKTLAAKRRQRIDMNQELVGLGMANIGSGFSGAFPVTGGFSRSVVNFDAGAETQMASVFTAVGIALASIFLTPFLYYLPKATLAATIIVAVLSLVDFSILKKTWQFSRSDFFAVLVTIVVTLLFGVEAGVTCGVAASIALFLFRTSKPHIAEVGLVEGTEHFRNIKRHRVLTVPEVLTIRVDESLMFSNAAFLEERVYEDLANNKQVRHVILMCSAINEIDWSALEVLEALNERLSELGITLHLSEVKGPVMDSLQRTGFLQHLTGKVYLTQFQAFNAARGAVAGN; encoded by the coding sequence ATGCAATCTCTGGCTAACTTTTTCCCCATAACCGCCTGGCTGCGGGCATACGATCGGGTGGTATTGAGCCGTGACCTGATGGCGGCCGTGATCGTCACCATCATGCTGATTCCCCAGTCACTGGCCTATGCGCTGCTGGCGGGTGTTCCGGCTGAGGTCGGCTTGTATGCCAGTATCGTCCCGCTGCTGGCCTATGCGGTATTTGGCACCAGTCGGACCCTGTCGGTCGGGCCGGTAGCGGTCGCTTCGCTGATGAGTGCGGCGGCCCTGAGCGAAGTGGCGATTCAGGGTACGGCGGATTACCTTGTAGCAGCGGCGATACTGGCGCTGTTGTCCGGTTTATTCCTCACCCTGATGGGCCTGTTGCGTCTTGGCTTCCTCGCCAACTTTCTCTCCCACCCGGTGATCTCAGGATTTATTACCGCCTCCGGCATTTTGATTGCACTCAGCCAGGTGCGACATGTTCTCGGTGTCGATGCCCACGGTGATACCCTGGTGGAGTTGTTATCTGGCCTGCTGGAAAATGCCGCGGAGCTGAATATCGCCACCCTGGTCACCGGCCTCGCTGTAATCGCTTTTCTCTACTGGTCCCGCAGTGGCGCCGCAAGACTGCTACGGCACCTCAATGTGCCTGCCCATACTGCCGGCCTGTTGACCAAGGCGGCACCGGTGCTGGGGGTGGTGGCTACCATCGCCGCCGCGGTGATGTTTGATTTTGAAGCCCGCGACGTGTCTCTGGTAGGTGCTGTGCCGGCGGGCCTTCCCAGTCTGCATCTGCCCACGATTGACTGGGCCCTGATCGAGGCATTGCTCCCTGCGGCCATCATGATTTCAATCATCGGTTATGTAGAGTCTGTCTCCGTGGGCAAAACCCTGGCGGCGAAGCGGCGCCAGCGTATTGACATGAACCAGGAACTGGTCGGCCTGGGCATGGCGAATATCGGTTCCGGTTTTTCCGGTGCCTTCCCGGTCACCGGCGGGTTCTCCCGCTCAGTGGTGAATTTCGATGCGGGCGCGGAGACGCAGATGGCGAGTGTCTTCACCGCCGTAGGGATTGCTCTGGCCTCGATTTTCCTGACCCCATTCCTTTACTACCTGCCCAAGGCCACCCTGGCAGCAACGATTATTGTTGCCGTGCTGTCGCTGGTGGATTTTTCCATCCTGAAGAAAACCTGGCAATTTTCCCGCAGCGATTTCTTCGCGGTGCTGGTTACCATCGTGGTGACGCTACTGTTCGGGGTCGAGGCCGGGGTCACCTGTGGTGTGGCCGCATCCATCGCGCTGTTCCTATTCCGGACCTCAAAGCCCCACATTGCCGAGGTCGGCTTGGTGGAGGGCACGGAGCATTTCCGCAATATCAAACGGCACCGGGTGCTGACGGTACCGGAGGTGCTGACCATCCGTGTGGATGAGAGCCTGATGTTCTCCAATGCGGCGTTTCTGGAAGAGCGTGTCTATGAGGATCTGGCAAACAACAAGCAGGTCCGCCACGTCATTCTCATGTGCAGTGCCATCAATGAAATTGACTGGAGTGCGCTGGAGGTGCTCGAAGCGCTCAACGAGCGCCTGAGTGAGCTGGGTATTACACTGCATCTCTCCGAGGTGAAGGGCCCGGTGATGGATTCGTTGCAGCGTACCGGTTTCCTGCAGCACCTGACGGGCAAGGTATACCTGACCCAGTTCCAGGCGTTTAACGCGGCGCGGGGTGCGGTTGCTGGGAACTAG
- a CDS encoding alpha/beta fold hydrolase has translation MATIKREGIHLHYTVTGSGPALVLLHSFLASSAMWETQIPALSERYTVIAVDLRGHGDSGPIQRDITIYDLLDDVVAILDAEGIERAAWAGLSIGGMITLRAALKVPERVSGVLLLDTHAGAERPLKKLRYHAMVTAARLFGIRPLLPQVLKLMFGEHTLAHNKPLVDEWRDRIAAVPFSTIQRGVSALTRREDLSPQLGNINQPALVIVGEEDQALPPAYSREIARLLPQATLIEVPRSGHLSALEQPDAVTGAMLNFLGKLEPAAQRKVEET, from the coding sequence ATGGCCACGATAAAACGTGAAGGCATTCACCTGCACTACACCGTGACCGGCAGCGGCCCCGCACTGGTTCTGCTGCACAGTTTTCTCGCCTCAAGTGCCATGTGGGAGACACAAATTCCGGCCCTGAGCGAGAGGTACACAGTGATAGCCGTGGATCTGAGGGGCCATGGTGATTCCGGCCCGATCCAGCGGGATATCACTATCTATGACCTGCTGGATGATGTAGTCGCAATACTGGATGCCGAAGGGATTGAACGCGCGGCCTGGGCGGGACTTTCCATTGGCGGCATGATCACGTTGCGAGCGGCCCTCAAGGTGCCCGAGCGTGTCAGCGGGGTTTTGCTCCTCGACACCCATGCCGGCGCCGAGCGACCGCTGAAGAAACTGCGTTATCACGCCATGGTGACAGCGGCCAGGCTCTTCGGCATTCGTCCCCTGCTCCCTCAGGTCCTGAAGCTCATGTTTGGCGAGCACACGCTGGCCCACAACAAGCCACTGGTCGACGAATGGCGGGATCGTATTGCAGCGGTGCCCTTTTCCACCATCCAACGCGGAGTATCCGCTCTCACGCGGAGGGAAGACCTTAGCCCCCAGCTCGGCAACATCAACCAGCCAGCACTGGTGATCGTGGGCGAGGAGGATCAGGCGCTACCGCCTGCCTATTCACGGGAGATTGCCCGTCTTCTGCCCCAGGCAACCCTGATTGAAGTCCCTCGATCGGGCCACCTTTCCGCACTGGAACAGCCAGACGCCGTGACCGGCGCCATGCTGAATTTTCTTGGCAAGCTTGAGCCCGCTGCGCAGAGAAAGGTCGAGGAGACCTAG
- a CDS encoding alkane 1-monooxygenase: MRTRPFRYLLAYTLPALVLLGFWLQGWWLFLPLLYLYGLLPLLELILPASTDNLSPDQEHAIAQTPMYDWLLYLAVPVQFAVLFAFLLLIPSLQGVALIGAVISMGLMCGSFGINIGHELGHRATPRERLMAKMLLLTSLNMHFFIEHNSGHHRRVATEEDPASARRGEPLYLFWWRSIRDSYRSAWQLEAKRLDKSGQQWFSLRNEMLVFQLVQVAFVLLIALVFGPKAALCFIAAAIMGILLLETINYIEHYGLRRQLTESGRYERVMPIHSWNSNHMIGRMTLFELSRHSDHHFRASRKYPVLRHHEDSPQMPTGYPGMMLLACVPPLWFRVMHPRLARLADTVKNTAVSTTE, encoded by the coding sequence ATGCGCACCCGTCCTTTCCGGTATCTGCTGGCTTACACGCTGCCAGCCCTGGTGCTGCTGGGGTTCTGGCTGCAGGGCTGGTGGCTCTTTCTGCCTTTGCTCTACCTGTACGGATTGTTGCCACTGCTGGAGCTGATCCTTCCAGCCTCCACTGACAACCTGAGCCCCGACCAGGAGCACGCAATCGCACAAACCCCCATGTATGACTGGCTGTTGTATCTGGCAGTGCCGGTGCAGTTTGCAGTTCTATTCGCCTTCCTGCTCCTCATACCCTCGCTGCAGGGTGTAGCGCTTATCGGCGCGGTCATCTCCATGGGCCTGATGTGCGGGAGCTTTGGTATCAACATCGGTCATGAACTTGGCCACCGCGCTACCCCCAGGGAGCGCCTGATGGCCAAGATGTTGCTGCTCACTTCTCTCAATATGCATTTCTTTATTGAGCACAACAGTGGCCATCACCGTCGGGTTGCCACCGAAGAGGATCCCGCCAGTGCGCGACGTGGCGAACCGCTATATCTGTTCTGGTGGCGTTCGATTCGGGATAGCTATCGGTCCGCCTGGCAGCTCGAGGCAAAACGACTGGATAAAAGCGGGCAACAATGGTTCAGCCTTCGCAATGAGATGCTGGTTTTCCAGCTGGTTCAGGTTGCCTTCGTGTTACTGATCGCACTGGTGTTTGGCCCCAAGGCTGCACTCTGCTTTATCGCAGCAGCGATCATGGGCATTTTGCTACTGGAGACGATCAATTACATCGAGCATTACGGCCTGCGTCGCCAGCTCACCGAGAGTGGCCGCTATGAGCGCGTCATGCCCATTCACTCCTGGAACTCCAACCATATGATTGGACGGATGACGCTGTTCGAACTTTCACGCCATTCAGACCACCATTTCCGTGCAAGCCGCAAGTACCCCGTCCTGCGCCACCACGAGGACAGCCCGCAGATGCCAACCGGCTATCCCGGCATGATGCTGCTCGCCTGTGTGCCGCCGCTGTGGTTCCGGGTTATGCACCCTCGACTGGCCCGGCTGGCAGATACCGTTAAAAATACAGCTGTTTCGACTACAGAATAA
- a CDS encoding YceI family protein → MNLIFKNKNARRGLLAGLLLLLPFSASAEWILDSDASDITFTTVKKETVAEISNFRGLTGSVDTRGNASIAIPLSKVDTKIPVRDERMRTLLFETTKFAEARVTAQIDADQLKALQPGETTTLETNITLALRNVEHQEPARLQVTALNDDRILVTTVEPIVINASDYQLLKGIEKLREVAGLDSISPVVPVTVRLLFEEK, encoded by the coding sequence ATGAACTTGATATTTAAAAACAAGAATGCCAGGCGAGGGCTGTTAGCAGGCCTGTTACTTCTGCTACCGTTTTCTGCTTCGGCGGAGTGGATTCTCGATAGCGACGCCTCGGACATCACGTTCACCACTGTTAAAAAAGAAACCGTTGCAGAAATCAGTAATTTCAGGGGCCTTACAGGCTCCGTGGACACCAGGGGCAATGCCAGCATTGCCATTCCGCTATCCAAGGTAGATACCAAGATACCGGTGCGCGACGAGCGTATGCGCACCCTGTTATTCGAGACCACCAAGTTCGCCGAAGCCCGTGTTACCGCCCAGATTGACGCCGACCAATTGAAGGCGCTGCAACCCGGTGAAACCACCACACTCGAGACCAATATCACACTGGCACTGCGAAACGTAGAACACCAGGAGCCTGCCCGCCTGCAGGTAACCGCTCTCAACGACGATCGCATCCTCGTCACCACCGTGGAACCGATCGTGATCAATGCCAGCGATTATCAGCTACTGAAGGGTATCGAGAAGCTGCGGGAGGTAGCCGGGCTGGACAGCATCAGTCCGGTAGTACCGGTGACGGTAAGGCTGCTGTTTGAGGAAAAATGA
- a CDS encoding M28 family metallopeptidase translates to MARLAVIPTIILALASSSPALSQPDTDAALLEQIRQDVSADRIEKDIRTLVGFGTRHTLSETDSETRGIGAARRWVYEEFNRISAACGGCLEVSYQSDFIEGEKRIPNRTEVVNVIAIQRGTMDPSRYVIMSGDIDSRVSDVMDYTSDAPGANDNASGLAGVLEAARVLSKHKFAGSIVYAGLSGEEQGLFGGKIMAAQAKEDGWRITGVLNNDMIGNIEGINGVINNTTARVFMEGTRMNETPEEARARRFYGGEVDSPSRNLGRYVHRIAEEHIPNLDVMMVYRLDRFGRGGHHRPFNDLGYPGVRIMETNENYNRQHQDLRTENGIRYGDVIEGVNFNYAAKLTGLNALTMAALSRAPAPPMNVSIEGAVSPDTTLKWAMPNVQGTGNLAGYKVYWRLTSEPTWTNSRYVGNVNEATLENIVIDNYLFGVAAVSKDGFESPVVFPGPAGDFYPFHPTKP, encoded by the coding sequence GTGGCTCGACTAGCCGTTATTCCCACAATTATCCTGGCCCTGGCATCATCCTCGCCCGCACTGTCCCAACCAGACACCGACGCGGCCCTGCTTGAGCAGATCCGGCAGGACGTTTCCGCAGACAGGATCGAAAAGGATATCCGCACGCTGGTGGGCTTTGGCACCCGCCACACCCTCTCGGAGACGGATTCCGAAACCCGTGGAATCGGCGCTGCACGGCGCTGGGTGTACGAGGAGTTCAATCGCATCAGCGCTGCCTGTGGTGGCTGCCTGGAAGTTTCGTACCAGTCTGACTTTATCGAGGGCGAAAAACGCATTCCTAATCGTACGGAAGTGGTCAACGTCATCGCAATCCAGCGCGGCACCATGGACCCCAGTCGATACGTCATCATGTCGGGCGACATCGATTCACGGGTGTCGGACGTGATGGATTACACATCCGACGCTCCCGGAGCCAATGACAATGCCTCGGGCCTCGCCGGTGTCCTCGAGGCTGCCCGGGTCCTCAGCAAACACAAGTTTGCCGGCTCGATCGTCTACGCTGGTCTCTCCGGTGAGGAGCAAGGGCTTTTCGGAGGCAAGATCATGGCCGCTCAGGCAAAAGAGGACGGCTGGCGTATCACCGGCGTACTCAACAATGACATGATTGGCAATATCGAAGGCATCAATGGTGTGATCAACAACACCACGGCCCGGGTGTTCATGGAAGGGACACGGATGAATGAGACTCCCGAGGAAGCGCGCGCGCGACGCTTTTATGGTGGCGAAGTCGACTCTCCGTCCCGCAATCTTGGTCGCTACGTGCACCGCATCGCCGAAGAGCACATTCCCAACCTGGATGTGATGATGGTTTACCGGCTCGACCGCTTCGGTCGCGGTGGCCACCACCGCCCCTTTAACGACCTCGGATACCCCGGGGTGCGCATCATGGAAACCAATGAAAACTACAACCGCCAGCACCAGGACCTGCGCACTGAGAATGGCATCCGCTACGGCGATGTGATCGAGGGTGTCAACTTCAACTATGCCGCCAAGCTGACCGGCCTGAACGCCCTTACCATGGCTGCCCTGTCCAGGGCGCCGGCACCGCCGATGAACGTCAGCATCGAGGGTGCCGTATCCCCGGACACCACGCTCAAGTGGGCAATGCCCAACGTTCAGGGAACAGGCAATCTGGCCGGCTACAAAGTTTACTGGCGTTTGACCAGCGAACCTACCTGGACCAATAGTCGCTACGTGGGCAATGTAAACGAGGCGACGCTGGAGAATATTGTGATCGACAACTATTTGTTCGGTGTTGCCGCAGTGAGCAAGGACGGCTTTGAGAGCCCGGTAGTATTCCCAGGTCCGGCAGGAGACTTCTACCCGTTTCACCCGACCAAACCATAA
- the ahpF gene encoding alkyl hydroperoxide reductase subunit F: MLDANLKKQLDTYLQNIVNPIEIRVSSDNSPKSAELESLADQIAELSQKIETRQGSAKRTPSMAIAPAGEEPRVSFAGIPLGHEFTSLVLALLQNGGHPSKADPAVLDQIRGLEGEYHFETYISLSCQNCPDVVQALNLMATLNPNITHEMIDGALFQQEVEQRNIMAVPSVYLNGEHFGQGRMTLQEIVDKLDTGAAERKVDELNARDPYDVLVVGGGPAGAAAAIYAARKGIRTALVAERFGGQVMDTVGIENFISVPYTEGPKLAAGLEQHVKEYGVDIISEQRAASIQRRQLLELELESGATLASRSVVLATGARWRELGVPGEAEYRTRGVAYCPHCDGPFFKGKHVAVIGGGNSGIEAAIDLAGIVKHVTVLEFADTLRADDVLVRKARSMGNVDIITNAQTTEVLGDGNKVTGLRYTDRVNGNSVDIELAGVFVQIGLVPNTEFLQESDIELNRMGEVVIDERGATSLPGVFAAGDATTVPYKQIVISMGAGATAALGAFDYLIRHSEDADQEEAAGLANIA; the protein is encoded by the coding sequence ATGTTGGATGCAAACCTGAAGAAACAACTGGACACCTATCTGCAGAATATCGTCAATCCGATCGAGATCCGTGTGTCCAGCGACAACAGCCCCAAGTCAGCGGAACTGGAATCCCTCGCGGACCAGATTGCCGAACTCTCGCAAAAAATTGAGACCCGTCAGGGCAGCGCAAAGCGCACGCCCAGCATGGCTATTGCGCCGGCAGGCGAGGAGCCCCGGGTCAGCTTTGCCGGAATACCGTTGGGCCACGAATTCACCTCGTTGGTGCTGGCCCTGCTGCAGAATGGAGGCCACCCGTCAAAGGCCGATCCAGCGGTACTGGACCAGATTCGCGGCCTCGAGGGCGAATACCATTTTGAAACCTATATCTCACTGTCGTGCCAGAACTGCCCGGATGTGGTCCAGGCCCTGAATCTGATGGCGACACTGAACCCGAATATCACCCACGAGATGATCGACGGTGCCCTGTTCCAGCAGGAAGTCGAACAACGCAACATCATGGCAGTGCCCTCCGTCTACCTGAACGGCGAGCACTTCGGCCAGGGCCGCATGACCCTGCAGGAGATCGTGGACAAGCTGGATACCGGCGCGGCCGAGCGCAAGGTCGACGAACTGAACGCGCGCGATCCGTACGACGTGCTGGTGGTGGGTGGCGGCCCCGCCGGTGCTGCCGCAGCCATCTATGCCGCGCGCAAAGGCATTCGCACCGCGCTCGTCGCCGAGCGGTTCGGCGGCCAGGTAATGGATACTGTCGGTATCGAAAACTTTATCTCCGTGCCCTACACCGAGGGTCCCAAACTCGCCGCCGGACTCGAGCAGCACGTGAAGGAGTACGGTGTAGACATCATCAGCGAACAACGCGCAGCCAGCATTCAGCGCAGGCAACTGTTGGAGCTGGAGCTTGAGAGCGGTGCCACCCTTGCCAGTCGCTCTGTGGTCCTCGCCACCGGCGCTCGCTGGCGCGAACTGGGCGTGCCCGGCGAGGCGGAGTACCGCACCAGAGGCGTAGCATACTGCCCCCATTGTGATGGCCCCTTCTTCAAGGGCAAGCATGTCGCAGTCATCGGTGGCGGTAACTCCGGCATCGAGGCCGCCATCGACCTGGCGGGTATCGTCAAGCATGTGACCGTGCTGGAATTCGCCGATACCCTGCGCGCCGACGACGTACTCGTGCGCAAGGCCCGCTCCATGGGCAACGTCGATATCATCACCAACGCCCAGACCACCGAGGTTCTCGGGGACGGCAACAAGGTCACCGGCCTGCGCTACACCGATCGTGTGAACGGGAATAGCGTGGACATTGAACTGGCCGGTGTGTTCGTACAGATCGGGCTGGTGCCGAACACCGAGTTCCTGCAGGAAAGCGATATCGAGCTGAACCGCATGGGTGAAGTCGTCATCGACGAGCGCGGCGCGACTTCACTGCCCGGTGTATTTGCCGCGGGCGACGCGACTACTGTGCCCTACAAGCAAATCGTGATTTCCATGGGCGCAGGCGCCACTGCGGCACTGGGTGCCTTCGACTACCTGATCCGCCACTCTGAGGACGCGGACCAGGAGGAGGCAGCTGGTCTCGCCAACATCGCCTGA
- the ahpC gene encoding alkyl hydroperoxide reductase subunit C: MSRYIGSEIKPFQAKAYQSGDFFDVSDADLKGKWSVVFFYPADFTFVCPTELGDLADNYEEFKKLGVEIYSVSTDTHFTHKAWHDTSDTIGKIQFPMIGDPTGTITRNFGVMIEEEGIADRGTFVIDPEGRIQIVEINAGGIGRDANDLLRKIKAAQYVAAHPGEVCPAKWQEGEETLAPSLDLVGKI, translated from the coding sequence ATGTCTCGTTACATCGGCAGCGAAATCAAACCCTTCCAGGCCAAGGCTTACCAGTCCGGCGACTTCTTCGACGTCAGCGACGCCGACCTGAAGGGCAAGTGGTCCGTGGTGTTCTTCTACCCGGCCGACTTTACCTTTGTCTGCCCTACCGAGCTCGGTGACCTGGCCGACAACTATGAAGAGTTCAAGAAGCTGGGCGTAGAGATCTACTCCGTATCTACCGATACCCACTTCACCCACAAGGCGTGGCACGACACTTCCGACACCATCGGCAAAATCCAGTTCCCGATGATCGGCGACCCCACCGGCACCATCACCCGCAACTTCGGCGTGATGATTGAAGAGGAAGGCATTGCTGACCGCGGCACCTTCGTCATCGACCCGGAAGGCCGTATCCAGATCGTCGAGATCAACGCCGGCGGTATCGGCCGCGATGCCAACGACCTTCTGCGCAAGATCAAGGCAGCCCAGTACGTCGCCGCCCACCCGGGCGAAGTCTGCCCGGCCAAGTGGCAGGAAGGTGAAGAGACTCTGGCTCCGTCACTGGACCTGGTCGGCAAGATCTAA
- a CDS encoding DUF2157 domain-containing protein: MRLIRLLKGELAREAAEWVEEGLISESQAEGICRRYGTDYQAVNSRTQGYAVLVGLAYLFLGLALITLLGANWDAIPRGVRMGGLVLLTVATHTLAVYRYACGERGTGVGLMLLGNLFYGASIILIAQIYHLGEHMPDGVFWWALGCLPFALVTCNPWLALQANLLALIWFFLEVFNGYLPGLFPLFFLISAYVLWRGPQSALLLLVAVASVGLWVEYGLSWLWGDGSGGLLFDVRGENVVVAAGLFLLLFALSHWLSQRPESKPRDYAALLSIWSLRFALVFMLVMSFASPWRALLDYDWPHQLGMWLMLIVLGAAGLWLARKAQRLPSVALLFATLIVVILAVIVDGQPEHAVGFQLIANFALLGTGIWLIVRGINSGISHYFFLGVTAILATAFLRYIDLIGDYLGGAALFTLFALLLLLAARFWKRVREGESRA; the protein is encoded by the coding sequence ATGCGATTGATTCGCTTATTGAAAGGGGAGCTGGCGCGGGAGGCGGCTGAATGGGTCGAGGAGGGCCTGATCAGTGAGTCTCAGGCTGAGGGAATCTGCCGCCGCTACGGCACCGATTACCAGGCCGTCAACAGCCGCACCCAGGGTTATGCCGTGCTGGTGGGGCTGGCCTACCTGTTTCTGGGGCTGGCACTGATCACCCTGTTGGGCGCCAACTGGGATGCCATTCCCCGCGGTGTGCGCATGGGTGGGCTGGTGCTGCTCACCGTCGCTACCCATACGCTGGCCGTCTACCGCTATGCTTGCGGTGAGCGGGGAACCGGGGTTGGATTGATGCTGCTCGGCAACCTGTTCTACGGGGCCTCGATTATCCTCATTGCCCAGATTTACCACCTGGGCGAGCACATGCCGGATGGGGTGTTCTGGTGGGCGCTCGGTTGCCTGCCGTTCGCCCTGGTCACTTGCAATCCGTGGCTGGCGTTGCAGGCAAATTTACTGGCCCTGATCTGGTTTTTCCTCGAGGTGTTCAACGGCTATCTGCCGGGACTCTTCCCGTTGTTCTTCCTGATATCCGCCTATGTTCTCTGGCGCGGTCCCCAGAGCGCCTTGCTCTTATTGGTGGCAGTGGCGAGCGTGGGGCTCTGGGTGGAGTACGGGCTGTCCTGGCTGTGGGGCGATGGCAGTGGGGGGCTATTGTTTGATGTGCGTGGGGAAAATGTTGTGGTTGCCGCAGGGCTGTTCCTGTTGTTGTTCGCCCTTAGCCATTGGCTGTCACAACGGCCAGAATCGAAACCGCGGGATTACGCAGCACTGCTTTCCATCTGGAGCTTGCGCTTCGCGCTGGTATTTATGTTGGTGATGAGTTTTGCCAGTCCGTGGCGGGCGCTGCTCGATTACGACTGGCCACATCAGCTCGGTATGTGGTTGATGCTTATTGTGCTTGGTGCAGCCGGATTGTGGCTTGCCCGCAAGGCGCAGCGGCTCCCCTCCGTCGCACTGCTGTTCGCAACGTTGATCGTTGTGATTCTTGCGGTGATCGTCGATGGCCAACCTGAGCATGCCGTCGGGTTTCAGTTGATCGCCAACTTTGCCCTTCTGGGTACAGGCATCTGGCTGATTGTTCGCGGAATCAACAGTGGCATTTCCCATTATTTCTTCCTCGGGGTGACGGCCATCCTGGCCACAGCCTTCCTGCGCTATATCGACCTGATCGGGGACTATCTCGGCGGGGCCGCGCTGTTTACCCTTTTCGCGCTGCTGCTCCTGTTGGCTGCGCGTTTCTGGAAGCGCGTACGCGAGGGGGAGAGCAGGGCATGA
- a CDS encoding GDYXXLXY domain-containing protein translates to MMKLPSKSLLPLTAAIIFQVLVLIGSVLTAQAPLWSGREIRMETLPVDPRSLFRGNYARLQYAISELDAASLATERPLRNGEVVYVMLEPGKKGVYRYAGVTLDQPEEGVFLRGRVTGQWWRREGDVYRVRYGIEAFFAPKEKALELERELRDGGVAVLRVSDSGRARLADILPKQ, encoded by the coding sequence ATGATGAAATTGCCGAGTAAGTCTCTGCTACCCCTCACAGCTGCAATCATCTTCCAGGTTCTGGTCCTGATCGGAAGTGTGCTTACGGCACAGGCACCACTGTGGAGCGGTCGGGAGATCCGTATGGAAACCTTACCCGTGGATCCTCGCTCACTGTTCCGTGGCAACTATGCCCGGTTGCAGTATGCCATTTCGGAACTGGATGCTGCCTCCTTGGCAACGGAGCGGCCCCTGCGCAATGGAGAGGTGGTCTATGTCATGCTGGAGCCCGGTAAAAAAGGAGTGTACCGCTACGCTGGTGTGACCCTGGATCAGCCGGAAGAGGGGGTGTTTCTGCGCGGTCGGGTCACCGGCCAATGGTGGCGCAGGGAGGGGGATGTGTACCGAGTCCGCTACGGCATCGAGGCCTTTTTTGCACCGAAAGAGAAAGCCCTGGAGCTTGAGAGGGAGCTTCGCGATGGCGGGGTGGCGGTACTGAGGGTGTCGGATTCCGGCAGGGCGCGGCTGGCGGATATCCTGCCCAAACAGTAA
- a CDS encoding CPBP family intramembrane glutamic endopeptidase, whose translation MQDKPLTTARVFRIALISQAALLLLALLGLWLSAVQLPAVRGNEVTWIIAGTMAALATYAVAVFLTRLPGSLGASLRRLCALLHPLFSGFSWGQIAVVALAAGICEELFFRVFLQSWLMEFGHPLWGLFTASLLFALLHFASLLYFTVTLVMGLLLGWFYWSTGSALGVMVWHGLYDLLAIGMLAKFPHLLGLESANRLRSG comes from the coding sequence ATGCAGGACAAGCCATTGACCACGGCGCGGGTATTTCGCATTGCGCTGATTTCCCAGGCGGCGCTACTGCTGCTCGCGCTGCTCGGACTGTGGTTGAGCGCCGTGCAGTTGCCGGCAGTCCGCGGCAATGAAGTGACCTGGATTATTGCTGGCACTATGGCCGCTCTGGCGACCTATGCAGTGGCGGTGTTTCTGACAAGGCTTCCCGGTAGCCTGGGCGCGTCGCTGCGCCGGCTGTGTGCGCTGCTGCATCCGCTGTTTTCGGGGTTCTCGTGGGGGCAGATCGCGGTGGTGGCTCTGGCCGCCGGTATTTGCGAGGAGTTGTTCTTCCGCGTTTTTCTGCAGAGCTGGTTGATGGAGTTTGGACATCCCCTCTGGGGCCTGTTTACTGCATCGCTGCTGTTTGCGTTGCTGCACTTTGCTTCACTGCTCTATTTCACGGTGACGCTGGTGATGGGGCTATTGCTGGGCTGGTTTTACTGGTCCACCGGCAGTGCTCTCGGTGTCATGGTGTGGCACGGCCTGTATGACCTGCTGGCGATCGGCATGCTGGCGAAGTTCCCCCATCTGCTTGGCCTTGAGTCCGCCAACCGTCTCAGATCAGGCTGA